In Myxococcus virescens, a single genomic region encodes these proteins:
- a CDS encoding RNA polymerase sigma factor, with product MVSLPSDVLERLREDLARAVARVCPPRMADRRDDLVQTAMMRVMELQRREPDRSRLTSAYLYRVAYTALVDELRNVSRRREVQLEEVESLPEPPVASGDPEKAAGGSQIAQAVRDCLRKLVQDRRLAVTLFLQGHSVPESARLLGWDDKRTENLIYRGLAALRLCLSTKGFEP from the coding sequence ATGGTCTCTCTCCCCTCGGACGTGCTGGAGCGGCTGCGAGAGGACCTGGCCCGTGCGGTGGCCCGGGTGTGTCCGCCCCGGATGGCCGATCGCCGCGATGACCTGGTGCAGACGGCCATGATGCGCGTCATGGAGCTGCAGCGGCGCGAGCCGGACCGCAGCCGGTTGACCTCCGCCTATCTGTACCGCGTCGCATACACGGCGCTGGTGGACGAGTTGCGCAACGTGTCACGCCGCCGTGAGGTCCAACTGGAAGAGGTGGAGTCGCTGCCCGAGCCGCCGGTGGCATCGGGCGACCCGGAGAAGGCCGCGGGCGGCTCCCAGATTGCCCAGGCCGTGCGCGACTGCCTGCGCAAGCTGGTGCAAGACCGCCGGCTGGCGGTGACGCTGTTCCTGCAAGGCCACAGCGTGCCGGAGTCCGCGCGGCTGTTGGGCTGGGACGACAAGCGCACCGAGAACCTCATCTACCGCGGCCTGGCCGCGCTGCGCCTGTGCCTCTCCACGAAGGGATTCGAGCCGTGA